Proteins from one Aerosakkonema funiforme FACHB-1375 genomic window:
- a CDS encoding SDR family NAD(P)-dependent oxidoreductase, whose amino-acid sequence MKVALITGGTRGIGLSISRQLASKGFNLILGYNSNHDAALAAKKELEEFNVKVVPVAGNIKKPETVNNFFKVVEEHFQRQLTAFVHVAGYAILAKLPGGFTFEQYEDAQEIYPKTFLRCMEKALNYMTDGQGRVVAISSHGVYNPSKVYAMSAPAKAAMEVLAKHYALSVAPRGITVNIVTPGYIKTQAWEGYLASVPYIEDLPPKATPMGRWGQPDDVATLVAFLCSQESGFITGQNIYVDGGIGLSLFWNIHQLSENLNLE is encoded by the coding sequence ATGAAAGTTGCACTGATAACTGGCGGTACTCGCGGCATAGGCTTAAGCATTTCTAGGCAACTAGCGAGTAAAGGTTTCAATCTCATCCTGGGATATAATTCCAACCATGATGCTGCACTTGCTGCAAAGAAAGAGTTAGAGGAATTTAACGTTAAAGTTGTACCAGTAGCAGGCAATATCAAAAAGCCCGAAACAGTTAACAACTTTTTCAAAGTGGTAGAAGAACACTTCCAGCGCCAACTAACCGCCTTTGTTCATGTAGCTGGGTACGCAATCCTCGCCAAACTTCCTGGAGGATTTACTTTTGAACAGTATGAAGACGCTCAGGAAATTTATCCTAAAACCTTTCTTCGGTGCATGGAAAAAGCTTTGAATTACATGACTGACGGACAAGGACGAGTAGTAGCCATTTCTTCTCATGGCGTCTACAATCCAAGTAAAGTATATGCCATGTCTGCACCTGCGAAAGCCGCAATGGAAGTACTGGCAAAGCACTATGCTCTCTCAGTAGCTCCGCGAGGAATTACTGTTAATATTGTTACTCCAGGTTACATTAAAACTCAGGCATGGGAAGGATATTTAGCATCAGTTCCTTATATTGAAGACCTACCACCAAAAGCTACTCCTATGGGAAGATGGGGTCAGCCTGATGATGTGGCGACTTTGGTGGCTTTTTTGTGTTCGCAAGAGAGCGGATTTATCACAGGTCAAAACATTTATGTTGATGGTGGAATCGGACTTTCCTTGTTTTGGAACATTCATCAACTCAGTGAAAATCTCAACCTAGAATAA
- a CDS encoding aldehyde dehydrogenase family protein, with amino-acid sequence MNEKLSVRNPRTGKIDCWISPPTPDQIADKCAQMREAQIPWQQAGVERRIEAMQQWKQAILSQKEQLTEALVNDTGRLSESVVEINSLISTIDRWCRVAPELLLEDEKATAIPFIRVQSQQVAYQLVGVISPWNFPLLLSTIDTIPALLAGCAVIVKPSEIAPRFIKPLLETIASVSHLRDVLTFIEGAGDTGAALIEYVDLVCFTGSVSTGQKVGEAAAKLFIPAFLELGGKDPAVVLESADLELATSALLWGSVVNAGQSCLSIERIYIAESIFEKFVDKLTEKAKLLQICYPAIDRGEIGPIIAERQAAIIAEHLRDAVAKGAVVRCGGAVEELAGGLWCRPTVLTQVNHCMKVMTEETFGPIMPVMSFSTIEEAVQLANDTIYGLSAAVFAGSQEEAIALANQIDAGAISINDAGLTAFIHEGEKNSFKFSGMGGSRMGAAAIKRFLRKKAFLNKTQSIPDPWWFKS; translated from the coding sequence ATGAATGAAAAACTAAGCGTTCGCAATCCTCGCACCGGAAAAATTGACTGCTGGATTTCACCGCCAACACCAGACCAAATCGCCGACAAATGCGCCCAAATGCGCGAAGCACAAATTCCGTGGCAGCAGGCGGGTGTAGAGCGGCGAATTGAGGCAATGCAGCAGTGGAAACAAGCCATTTTGTCCCAAAAAGAGCAATTAACAGAAGCTTTAGTAAACGACACGGGAAGATTGTCTGAATCTGTAGTAGAAATCAACTCGCTTATTTCCACGATCGATCGCTGGTGTCGGGTAGCGCCAGAATTATTGTTAGAGGATGAAAAAGCAACCGCAATTCCATTTATCCGAGTGCAAAGTCAACAGGTTGCCTATCAATTAGTTGGCGTCATCAGTCCTTGGAATTTTCCTCTCTTGCTTTCCACAATTGATACCATACCCGCATTGCTGGCAGGTTGTGCCGTCATAGTAAAACCGAGCGAAATTGCTCCCAGGTTTATTAAACCTTTGTTAGAAACTATTGCATCTGTATCACACTTGCGCGATGTTTTAACTTTCATCGAAGGTGCAGGCGATACGGGTGCAGCCTTAATAGAATATGTGGATTTAGTCTGCTTTACTGGCAGCGTATCTACGGGTCAAAAAGTAGGAGAAGCAGCAGCTAAGCTATTTATTCCCGCCTTTCTAGAATTGGGAGGAAAAGACCCGGCAGTTGTGTTAGAATCGGCAGATTTAGAATTGGCAACATCGGCGTTATTGTGGGGTTCAGTCGTCAACGCTGGGCAATCGTGCCTGTCTATTGAACGCATTTACATTGCCGAATCTATTTTTGAGAAATTTGTCGATAAACTGACAGAAAAAGCCAAACTTCTGCAAATATGCTATCCCGCTATTGACAGAGGAGAAATCGGCCCTATAATTGCAGAAAGACAAGCGGCAATCATTGCCGAACACCTACGCGATGCTGTTGCAAAAGGGGCAGTTGTTCGCTGTGGTGGTGCTGTTGAAGAATTGGCAGGTGGTTTGTGGTGTCGTCCAACTGTATTAACCCAGGTCAACCATTGCATGAAAGTGATGACAGAAGAAACCTTCGGCCCAATTATGCCTGTCATGTCATTTTCTACAATTGAGGAGGCGGTACAACTGGCAAATGATACTATCTACGGACTCAGTGCTGCTGTTTTTGCAGGATCTCAAGAGGAAGCGATCGCCCTAGCCAACCAAATTGATGCAGGCGCTATTAGCATTAACGATGCAGGATTGACAGCTTTTATCCATGAAGGAGAAAAGAACTCCTTTAAATTTTCCGGTATGGGTGGATCGCGTATGGGTGCTGCTGCCATCAAGCGATTTCTGCGAAAGAAAGCCTTTTTGAACAAAACT